The segment AGCGGGATCGCGATGAGGCACGCGATCGCCACCGACGACGCGGAGAACACCAGATGCTCCGCCAGTCGGCTCGGGATTCCGGTGCTGCCCGACCAGTTGCTGCCGTCGCTGAGCCAGTCCCAGATCTGCTGCGGAAGACTCATGACGCACCCGCCTTACGCCGCCACGGGGTGAGCAGCCACTGCAGCCCCAGAAGCAGTCCGTCCGCGACGAAGGCCAGCGCGACGCAGAGCACCGACGCGGTGAGGGCCTCGAACCGGTAGCTGCGCGCGAAGGCCTCGTCGAGCAGGTTGCCCAGACCGCCGTGGTCGACGACGACCCCGAGCGTGGTGAGGGCGACCGTGGAAACGGTGGCGACCCGCAGGCCCGCCATGATGGTGGGAAAGGCGAGCGGAAGCTCGACGCGGAAGAGCAGCCGCGCCGGCCCGAAACCCATTCCGCGCGCGGCCTCGACGGCCTCGGGCGGCACCCCGTGCAGGCCCGTGACGAAGGCCCGCACGAGGATCACCAGCGAATAGATGACCAGCCCCACCAGGACGGCGAAACGCGACTGGGACAACCCCACCAGTGGCACCAGTATCGCGAGCAACGCCAGCGACGGGATCGTGTAGAGCAGGCTGGAGGTGCCGAGGATCAGGTTTTCCGCCCAGCCGGAGCGTCGGGCCAACAGGCCCAGGCCGAACGCGACCACGAAACCGATCACCACGCCGCCGACCGTCAGCGAGATGTGCTCTTCGAGGGCGAGCAGGATGTCGCTGGAGCGCTGCGTGATGTACTTGGCGCAGAACCAGTCGGTGGCCGGGCAGAGGCCCGGAGTGGCGATGGGAGCCATGGGCATGGACGCTACCGCGCGACCCGCCATTCGGCTGGACCACCTCAGCAAGCGTTACGGCGACGGCGCGGACGCGGTCGGCGATCTGTCCGTCGACATCGCCCATGGCGAGATCTGCATGCTGGTCGGGCCTTCCGGCTGCGGGAAGACCACCACCCTGAAGATGATCAACCGGCTGATCGAGCCGACCAGCGGCCGGATCTTCCTGGAGGACCAGGACGTCACCAACGTCGACCCGGTCCAGCTCCGCCGACGGATGGGTTACGTCATCCAGCACGTCGGGCTCTTTCCGCACGAGACCATCCGCGCCAACGTTGCGACGGTGCCACGGCTGCTGGGCTGGGACCGGCACCGGATCGAGGAACGGGTCACGGAGCTGCTCGACCTGGTCGGCCTCGATCCGACCGAATTCGCCCCCCGCTATCCGCATCAGCTCTCCGGCGGTCAGCAGCAGCGGGTCGGGGTGGCCCGGGCGCTGGCCGCGGATCCCGTCGTCCTGCTGATGGATGAGCCGTTCTCTGCGATCGACCCGATCGCGCGCGAGCGGCTGCAGAGCGAATTCCTCCGTCTGCAGAGCGAAGTTCACAAGACCATCGTCTTCGTCACCCACGACATCGACGAGGCGGTGCGGCTGGGCGACCGGATCGCGGTGCTCTCCCAGGGCGGGAAACTCGAGCAGTACGCCGATCCGGCGACCCTGCTCGGTGCGCCGGCGAACGACTTCGTCGCCGACTTCGTCGGATCCGATCGCGGTCTCAAGCGGCTGGCCGTGACGACGATCGACGCGAACGACCTGGAGCAACCGGCGGTGGTCCACCTCGACGACTCGCTCGCCCAGGCCCGGGAGTCGATGGCCAAGGCCGACGCCCGCTGGGCGGTCGTACTGGATACCGACGGCGGCCTGCACGGCTGGTTGTCCCGCGACGGCGCGGCCGGCGACGGAAGAGTGAGCGACCACACCCACCGGATGCAGGCCTGGATGCCGGTGGGCGCGACCCTCAAGCAGGCCTTCTCGGTGATGCTGCAGCAGGACGCCGGGTGGGTGGCGGTGCTCGACGGCGACCGCTTCCTGGGCGTCCTCACCCCGGAGTCGCTGCACGCGGCCCTGCGCCGGTCGGTCGAGGACGCGGTGCCGGAGACCGCCGGAGCGGTCTGAGGTCAGGAGGCGCGTTCGTCCCGGTGGGCGTCGGACCGGCTCGGGTCCTCCTCCGGCGGGTCGGGCGCGCGGCAGCAGTACTCCAGCCACAGGGCCGCGGCCACCAACACGATCGCGCCGGCCGCGCCGATGATGCCCGCCACCGTGTCGCCCTGGGCGGCCAGGATCGTGGACCGGCGGGGGACGACGTAGCCGAGCAGACCGGCCCAGACGCCGGTCATCACCGCACCGACGATCGCACTGGCCTTCGCCAGGGCGACCGTGCGGGCGGCGACGATGGGCTGCACCGGCCGGGTGTTGGGGCGACGATGGATCCGGGCCCGGAGTTGGTAGCCGGCGACCGCCTCGGCGACCGCGAGAACCGGCAGCGACAGCGGCAGGAACCAGCTCAGCCGCGGCAGGTCGCCGTAGATCAGGCGTACGACGAGGTAGCTGATCGCGCCGACGACGACCGCGACCGAGAGCAGGTCACGCAGCCGGGTCGGGTGCATCAGGACAGCTCCAGGTCGTCGCGGCGGCGTACGCCGGTGCTGTCGACACCGCCGACGAGGTCGCGGACCGGTCCGTGCCCGGCAAGGACCGCCTGCGGCTCGACGTCGAGCCAGGGCACCAGGACGAACGCGCGCAGGTGGGCGCGCGGATGCGGCAGGATCAACGCCGCGTCGTCGCGCGACACCGAGTCCACGGCGATGATGTCGACGTCGAGCTTGCGGGGTCCCCACCGCACCTCGCGGGTGCGGCCCGCGGCGTGCTCGAGCCGCTGCGCGCGCCGCAGCCACTCGTCCTCGTCGGTGTCCTCCTCGTCGACCAGCAGGACGGCGTTGAGGAAGTCGTCCTGCTCGACTCCTCCCCATGGCGCGGTCTGGTAGACGGGCGACACCACGACCAGCACGTCCCGCAACGCGTCGACGGCGGACTGCAGATGGGCGAGGCGGTCGCCGACGTTGGAGCCGACGGAGAGTACGGCGCGGCTCATGACGACGGCCCCGGCCGGCGGGTCCGGACCACGGTCACCGCGACGTCGTCGAACGTGAGCGGGATCGGTGCGCCGGGCTTGTGCACGGTGATCTGCGCCTCGGCGACCCGCTCGTCGGTGAGGCACACCTGCGCGAGCCGGTCGGCCAGGGTCTCGATCAGGTTGGTCGGGTCGCCGCCGACGACCGCGGCCAGCCGCTGCGCGAGCGTTCCGTAGTCGACGGCATCGGCGAGGTCGTCCGATGCCGCGGCCGGCCCGGTGTCGATACGGAGCATGGCGTCGACGACGAAGTCCTGACCGTCGCGCCGTTCGTGGTCGAAGACCCCGTGGCGGCCGAAGACCCGCAGCCCGGTGAGGGAGAGCCGGTCGCCGGTCATGATCGTGCCGCCTCGGCCGCGGCGACCACCGTCGCCGCGTCGACGTTGGGGCGGACGCGGTGCACCCGCACCCCCCAGGCGCCGGCGAGGGCGGCCAACACCGTGGTCGCGGTGGTGGCGTCCTCGCGGCCGGACGGTGGGCGGGGTGCGCCGCCGGGATCGGCGAGCAGCGAGCCCAGGAAGGACTTGCGCGAGGCGCCGACGAGCACCGGGAACCCCAGGTCGATCAGCGCATCGAGGTGCGCCAGCAACGTCCAGTTGTGCGCGCCGGTCTTGGCGTAGCCGAGCCCGGGGTCGATCACGATCTGGCCGGAGTCCACGCCGGCCGCCAGTGCCGCGTCGACCCGCTCCGAGAGCTCCCGGCGTACGTCGCCGACCACGTCGTCGTAGGTGGCGAGCTGGTTCATCTGCTTGCTGTGCCCGCGCCAGTGCATGAGGACGCAGGGCACCCGGGCGTCGGCCACCACCCGGAGCAGGTCGGGGTCGGCGAGTCCGCCGCTGACGTCGTTGACCAGCATCGCGCCGGCCTCCAGCGCGGCCGCAGCGACGGCGGCACGGGTGGTGTCGATCGACAGCGCGACGCCGGCGCGGGACAGCTCGCTGATCACCGGGAGGACCCGGCGGGTCTCTTCCTCGGCGTCCACCCGATCGCTGCCCGGCCGGGTCGACTCACCGCCCACGTCGACCAGATCCGCGCCCTCGTCGCGCATCGCCGTGCCGTAGGCCACGGCCGCATCGGCGTCGGCGTACAGGCCGCCGTCGGAGAACGAGTCAGGGGTGACGTTGAGGACCCCCATGACGGCGCAGCGCCGGGGACGCGGCAACTGGAAGCGGGCGCTCACTTGCCCAGAATCAGGCTCATCGCTTCGGACCGGGTCGACGGAGACGTCTCGAACGCCCCGCGTACGGCGGAGGTGACGGTGCGGGACCCGGGCTTACGCACCCCCCGCATCGACATGCACAGGTGCTCGGCGTCGATCACGACGATTACCCCGCGGGGCGCGAGCTTCGCGACCAGGGCATCGGCGATCTGACTGGTGAGCCGCTCCTGCACCTGCGGGCGCTTGGCGTAGAGGTCGACGAGCCGGGCCAGCTTCGACAGGCCGGTGATCTGGCCGTCGGTGTTGGGGATGTAGCCGACGTGCGCCAGGCCGTGGAACGGCACCAGGTGGTGTTCGCAGATCGAGTACATCTCGATGTCCTTGACGACCACCATCTCTTCGTGGCCCTCGTCGAAGACGGTCTCCAGAACGTCACTCGGGTCTTCGTGCAGCCCGGCGAACTGCTCGGCGTAGGTGCGGGCTACCCGCTCCGGGGTGCGCTTGAGTCCGTCGCGATCGGGATCCTCACCGATCGCCACCAGAAGTTCGCGTACGGCGGCCTCGATCCGGGCCCCGTCGAAGCCGCTCACTCATCGGCTCCGTTGTCGCCCGGTGGGCGCCAGCCGCCCTCCTGCGGCGGCTGCCACCGGCCGGACCGGGACGACGGGTGCGGCCGCGGCGACGGCCGGGGGGACGGTGAGGGTGCTGCCTGCCCGCCCGAGGTGGACCCGGTGGGGCTGGGCGACGGGGTCGTTGCCGGCTCGGGGTGCGCGCCGTTGACGGTTGTCCCGTTGATCTCACGCGGGGTCAGCACCGGCGGGCGGTCGGACGGCGTGCGCTTGCCGAAGCCGGAGTAGCTGTTGTGCGGTGCCCGCTTCTTGACCACGTTGAAGATCCGCTGGATGTCCTCCTTGCCCAGCGTCTCCTTCTCGATCAGCTCGAGGACGAGGTCGTCGAGCACGTCGCGGTACTGCACGAGGATCTCCCACGCCTCGTCGTGGGCACCCTCGATCAGCGAGCGGACCTCGTTGTCGATGTCGGCGGCGACCTCGTCGGAGTAGTCGCGCTGGTGGCCGTAGTCACGGCCCAGGAAGGGCTCGGACTCACTGGTGCCGTACTTCACGGCGCCGAGCTTGGCGCTCATGCCGTATTCGGTGACCATGGCCCGCGCGACGGTCGACGCCTTCTCGATGTCGTTGTTGGCGCCGGTGGTCGGCTCGTGGAAGACCAACTCCTCGGCCGCGCGCCCGCCGAGGGCGTAGGCCAGGGTGTCGATCATCTCCGACCGGGTCTGGGTGTACTTGTCCTCGGTCGGCAGCACCAGCGTGTGGCCGAGCGACCGCCCGCGGGACAGGATCGTGACCTTGTAGACCGGGTCGGCGTTGGGCAGGGCGTAGGCCACCAGTGCGTGGCCACCCTCGTGGTAGGCGGTGAGCTTCTTCTCCTTGTCGCTCATCACCCGGGTCTTGCGCTCCGGGCCGGCGATCACCCGGTCGATCGACTCCTCGAGGATCGCGTCGGTGATCCGCTGCCCGTTGTTGCGGGCGGTGAGCAACGCGGCCTCGTTGATCACGTTGGCCAGGTCGGCGCCGGTGAAGCCCGGCGTACGACGGGCGACGTTGTCCAGCTCGACGTCGGCGGCAAACGGCTTGCCCTTGGCGTGCACCCGCATGATGGCCTTGCGGCCCTCGAGGTCGGGGCGGTCGACCGGGATCTGCCGGTCGAAGCGGCCGGGCCGCAGCAGCGCCGGGTCGAGGATGTCGGGACGGTTGGTGGCCGCGATCAGGATGACCCCGCCCTTGACGTCGAAGCCGTCCATCTCGACCAGCAGCTGGTTGAGCGTCTGTTCCCGCTCGTCGTGGCCGCCGCCCATGCCGGCGCCACGGTGCCGGCCGACGGCGTCGATCTCGTCGACGAACACGATGGCGGGGGCGTTGGCCTTGGCCTGCTCGAACAGGTCGCGGACCCGGCTGGCGCCGACGCCGACGAACATCTCGACGAAGTCCGAGCCGGAGATGGAATAGAACGGCACGCCGGCCTCGCCGGCGACCGCGCGGGCGAGCAGGGTCTTGCCGGTCCCGGGCGGCCCGTAGAGCAGCACGCCCTTGGGAATCTTGGCGCCGATGGCCTGGAACTTCGCCGGGTTCTCGAGGAACTCCTTGATCTCCTCGAGCTCCTCGACCGCCTCGTCAGCGCCGGCCACGTCGGCGAAGGTGGTCTTCGGCGTGTCCTTGCTCACCATCTTGGCCTTGGACTTGCCGAAGTTCATGACCCGGCTGCCGCCGCCCTGCATCTGGCTCATCACGAAGAACAAGAGGAGCCCGACCAGGATGAACGGCGCGATCGAGATCAGGATCTGGACGAAGATGCTGCTGCCACCGACATGGGTGTTGAAGGTCAGCGTGCTGCCGGGCTGACTGGCCTGCTTCTGCAGCAGCGCGAAAACCTGGCCGGCGGCGTTGGCCGGGTAGGCGGTGGTGATCTTGTCGTGGCCGTCGACGGCGTTCTTGACGGTGACGTCGAGGGTCTGGTCCTTGTCGTTGACCGTGACCGCGGTGGCGTTGCCGGTGGCGATCGCGTGCATCGCCTTGGAGGTGTCGACCTGGGCGTAGCCGCCATTGCCGCGCATCAGCGAATTGACGATGAGCAGCACGATCACCGCGGCCGGGATCCAGAACCACGGTGATCGAAGAATCCTCTTGCGATCCATAGGTGTCAGCGAAGTCGCCTAGGCCAGACTGTGACCGGCGGCCTCGTCCCTCCTGCCCGTCCTGTGCGCGACGGTGACCGCCGCGCGGGTCGAAATGCTCGATTCCGGCGATCGTCCGGTATGTGGACGGTACACCGGGGGGTGCGCACGGTGCAGGAGCACACCGGACGACTCCACCCTCCCAACGCGGTCCGCCGCTGACGTGTTCCGGTCGTCCCGCCCACCCTGAGGATGCACTCAGGATCGAGTATGGCGTTCTCCTCCCGGGGGCGGGTCAGTTCGCGTAGACCTCGGGCCGCAGCCGGGCCACATAGGGAAGGTCCCGGTACCGCTCGCCGTAGTCCAGGCCGTAGCCCACCACGAACTCGTTGGGGATGTCGAAACCGACATAGCGCACCGGAACGTCCTCGCGTACGGCGTCCGGTTTGCGCAGCAGGGCCACCACCTCCAGGGATGCCGGCTGGCGGGCCGCGAAGTTCTTCAGCAGCCACGACAGGGTGAGCCCGGAGTCGATGATGTCCTCCACCACCAGGACGTGCTTGCCGGAGATGTCCCGGTCGAGGTCCTTGAGGATCCGGACGATGCCGGACGACGAGGCCGACGAGCCGTAGGAGGACACCGCCATGAACTCCAGCTCGACCGGCCGGGTCAACGCCCTGGCCAGGTCGGACATGAACATCACCGCGCCCTTGAGCACACCGACGAGCAGCAGCTCCCGGTCGGCGTAGTCGACCGAGATCGCCTTCGCGAGCTCACCGACCTTCGCCGAGATCTGGTCCTCAGTCACCAGGACGGTGTCGATGTCGCCGTCGTACACGCGAACCCCCCAGGGTCAGCGGCCGGTCCGCCAGACCTGCAGCCTGTCATGCCGCCGGTCCGCCCCCCACCCCCGGGGCAGCGCCACCTTCCCCTGCCCGTGCCAGTCGGTCACCAGCGCGCCGACGGACTCGACGTGGACGGCACCGAGCGGGCCGGCCGGGACGCCGGCGGCGAGCAATGCGGCCCGGATCACCCTGCTGCGCACCGCCTCCGGCAGGGCCGCCAGCCCGGCGACGTCGAGGCTCCCGTCGTCGCCGGTGAGGCCTGGTCGCAGGTTGTCGGCCAGCCGGTCGAGGGCGTCGGCGTCGGCGCGCAGCAGGCGCGCCGTCCGGGCCAGATTGGCCGCGACCCCCTGCCCGGCCGCTCGCTCCACGTCTGCCAGCAGGGTGCGGATCCGGACCCGGCCGTACGCCGGGTCGCTGTTGTGCGGGTCTTCCCACGGCGTGATCCCGGCCGCCGCCCCGGCCGTCCGGACGACGTCGCGGGAGAGCCGCAGCAGCGGGCGCCGGTAGATCCCGCGGCGCTCGGCCATCCCGGCCAGCGAGCGGGCCCCGGACCCGCGGACCAGGCCGAGCAGCACCGTCTCCGCCTGGTCGTCGAGGGTGTGCCCGAGCAGCACCGCGGCGGCGCGGTGTTCGGCGGCGGCCGCGTCGAACGCGGCGAACCGGGCCCGTCGGGCCGCGGCCTCCGGGCCGCCCTCGCCCTCGACCCGGACCATGGACACGATCACCGGCTCGAACCCCTGGTCCCGGGCCCAGTCGGCGACCGCCGCGGCCCGCTCCGCCGATCCGTCCTGCAGACCGTGGTCGACCGTGATCAGACCGACCAGCCAGCCCGCCGCTCCGGCCTCGAACGCGGTCGCCGCGGCCAGGGCCAGGGAATCGGCGCCCCCGCTGCAGGCGACGAGCAGGTGCGCGCCCGGCTCGAGATCGGCGAGGGCACGGCGTACGTCGCAGCGGACCGCGGCGACGGCAGCCGGCGGGCCGGACACCGCGGTCAGGCGGTGGCGGCCGGTCGGAAGCCGTGCACGCGCTGCACCCAGTCCATCGGCGCCGCCAGCTCGGCCCGCCGGGGCAGCGTCTCGGGGGAGGTCCAGACGGCGTTGAAGGCGTCCATCCCGATGGCGTCGACGACGCCGCGGACGAAGACCCGGCCCTCGGCGTACTGGCGCATCTTCACGTCCAGCCCGAGCAGCCGGCGGACCACCCGATCGACCGGCCCGGAGCCCTTGCGGCGCTGGCTGAACCGCGCCCGGATCGCCGCGACGCTCGGCACGACCTCCGGCCCGACGGCGTCCATGACGTATTCGGCGTGTCCCTCGACCAGGCTCATGAACGCGGTGATGCGGTCGAGGACCGCCTGCGACGCCGGCCCCTGCACGATCGCGAGCAGGCCGTCGCCGGTCTGCTCGCCGCCCCGGACAGCCTGCGCCAGCTCCTTTACGCCGGCGACCGCCCGGTCGCGCAGCACCTTCGGGTCGAGCTCGAGCGCGTCGACGAGCCGGCCCACCTCGGCACGCATGTGGTCACCCAGCCACGGCACGGCGGTGAACTGCAGCCGGTGGGTGCACTCGTGCAGGCACACCCACAGCCGGAAGTCGCTCGGGTCGACCCCCAGGCTGCGCTCGGCCTCCACCACGTTGGGGGCGACGAGCAGCAACTCACCACCGTCCCGACCGAACACGTCGTACTGGCCGAGCACCTTGCCGGCGAGAAACGCCAGGACCAGCCCGGCCTGGGCACCGGTGACCCGCGGACCCACGGCGGCGGCGACCGGCCCAGGGGTCGAGTCGCGGCGCTCCTCCAGCCGGTCGACGAG is part of the Mycobacteriales bacterium genome and harbors:
- a CDS encoding ABC transporter permease, with amino-acid sequence MAPIATPGLCPATDWFCAKYITQRSSDILLALEEHISLTVGGVVIGFVVAFGLGLLARRSGWAENLILGTSSLLYTIPSLALLAILVPLVGLSQSRFAVLVGLVIYSLVILVRAFVTGLHGVPPEAVEAARGMGFGPARLLFRVELPLAFPTIMAGLRVATVSTVALTTLGVVVDHGGLGNLLDEAFARSYRFEALTASVLCVALAFVADGLLLGLQWLLTPWRRKAGAS
- a CDS encoding betaine/proline/choline family ABC transporter ATP-binding protein, producing the protein MDATARPAIRLDHLSKRYGDGADAVGDLSVDIAHGEICMLVGPSGCGKTTTLKMINRLIEPTSGRIFLEDQDVTNVDPVQLRRRMGYVIQHVGLFPHETIRANVATVPRLLGWDRHRIEERVTELLDLVGLDPTEFAPRYPHQLSGGQQQRVGVARALAADPVVLLMDEPFSAIDPIARERLQSEFLRLQSEVHKTIVFVTHDIDEAVRLGDRIAVLSQGGKLEQYADPATLLGAPANDFVADFVGSDRGLKRLAVTTIDANDLEQPAVVHLDDSLAQARESMAKADARWAVVLDTDGGLHGWLSRDGAAGDGRVSDHTHRMQAWMPVGATLKQAFSVMLQQDAGWVAVLDGDRFLGVLTPESLHAALRRSVEDAVPETAGAV
- a CDS encoding DUF3180 domain-containing protein, which produces MHPTRLRDLLSVAVVVGAISYLVVRLIYGDLPRLSWFLPLSLPVLAVAEAVAGYQLRARIHRRPNTRPVQPIVAARTVALAKASAIVGAVMTGVWAGLLGYVVPRRSTILAAQGDTVAGIIGAAGAIVLVAAALWLEYCCRAPDPPEEDPSRSDAHRDERAS
- the folK gene encoding 2-amino-4-hydroxy-6-hydroxymethyldihydropteridine diphosphokinase gives rise to the protein MSRAVLSVGSNVGDRLAHLQSAVDALRDVLVVVSPVYQTAPWGGVEQDDFLNAVLLVDEEDTDEDEWLRRAQRLEHAAGRTREVRWGPRKLDVDIIAVDSVSRDDAALILPHPRAHLRAFVLVPWLDVEPQAVLAGHGPVRDLVGGVDSTGVRRRDDLELS
- the folB gene encoding dihydroneopterin aldolase yields the protein MTGDRLSLTGLRVFGRHGVFDHERRDGQDFVVDAMLRIDTGPAAASDDLADAVDYGTLAQRLAAVVGGDPTNLIETLADRLAQVCLTDERVAEAQITVHKPGAPIPLTFDDVAVTVVRTRRPGPSS
- the folP gene encoding dihydropteroate synthase, producing MGVLNVTPDSFSDGGLYADADAAVAYGTAMRDEGADLVDVGGESTRPGSDRVDAEEETRRVLPVISELSRAGVALSIDTTRAAVAAAALEAGAMLVNDVSGGLADPDLLRVVADARVPCVLMHWRGHSKQMNQLATYDDVVGDVRRELSERVDAALAAGVDSGQIVIDPGLGYAKTGAHNWTLLAHLDALIDLGFPVLVGASRKSFLGSLLADPGGAPRPPSGREDATTATTVLAALAGAWGVRVHRVRPNVDAATVVAAAEAARS
- the folE gene encoding GTP cyclohydrolase I FolE, with translation MSGFDGARIEAAVRELLVAIGEDPDRDGLKRTPERVARTYAEQFAGLHEDPSDVLETVFDEGHEEMVVVKDIEMYSICEHHLVPFHGLAHVGYIPNTDGQITGLSKLARLVDLYAKRPQVQERLTSQIADALVAKLAPRGVIVVIDAEHLCMSMRGVRKPGSRTVTSAVRGAFETSPSTRSEAMSLILGK
- the ftsH gene encoding ATP-dependent zinc metalloprotease FtsH, translated to MDRKRILRSPWFWIPAAVIVLLIVNSLMRGNGGYAQVDTSKAMHAIATGNATAVTVNDKDQTLDVTVKNAVDGHDKITTAYPANAAGQVFALLQKQASQPGSTLTFNTHVGGSSIFVQILISIAPFILVGLLLFFVMSQMQGGGSRVMNFGKSKAKMVSKDTPKTTFADVAGADEAVEELEEIKEFLENPAKFQAIGAKIPKGVLLYGPPGTGKTLLARAVAGEAGVPFYSISGSDFVEMFVGVGASRVRDLFEQAKANAPAIVFVDEIDAVGRHRGAGMGGGHDEREQTLNQLLVEMDGFDVKGGVILIAATNRPDILDPALLRPGRFDRQIPVDRPDLEGRKAIMRVHAKGKPFAADVELDNVARRTPGFTGADLANVINEAALLTARNNGQRITDAILEESIDRVIAGPERKTRVMSDKEKKLTAYHEGGHALVAYALPNADPVYKVTILSRGRSLGHTLVLPTEDKYTQTRSEMIDTLAYALGGRAAEELVFHEPTTGANNDIEKASTVARAMVTEYGMSAKLGAVKYGTSESEPFLGRDYGHQRDYSDEVAADIDNEVRSLIEGAHDEAWEILVQYRDVLDDLVLELIEKETLGKEDIQRIFNVVKKRAPHNSYSGFGKRTPSDRPPVLTPREINGTTVNGAHPEPATTPSPSPTGSTSGGQAAPSPSPRPSPRPHPSSRSGRWQPPQEGGWRPPGDNGADE
- the hpt gene encoding hypoxanthine phosphoribosyltransferase, which produces MYDGDIDTVLVTEDQISAKVGELAKAISVDYADRELLLVGVLKGAVMFMSDLARALTRPVELEFMAVSSYGSSASSSGIVRILKDLDRDISGKHVLVVEDIIDSGLTLSWLLKNFAARQPASLEVVALLRKPDAVREDVPVRYVGFDIPNEFVVGYGLDYGERYRDLPYVARLRPEVYAN
- the tilS gene encoding tRNA lysidine(34) synthetase TilS gives rise to the protein MSGPPAAVAAVRCDVRRALADLEPGAHLLVACSGGADSLALAAATAFEAGAAGWLVGLITVDHGLQDGSAERAAAVADWARDQGFEPVIVSMVRVEGEGGPEAAARRARFAAFDAAAAEHRAAAVLLGHTLDDQAETVLLGLVRGSGARSLAGMAERRGIYRRPLLRLSRDVVRTAGAAAGITPWEDPHNSDPAYGRVRIRTLLADVERAAGQGVAANLARTARLLRADADALDRLADNLRPGLTGDDGSLDVAGLAALPEAVRSRVIRAALLAAGVPAGPLGAVHVESVGALVTDWHGQGKVALPRGWGADRRHDRLQVWRTGR
- a CDS encoding zinc-dependent metalloprotease translates to MNQPIGMVDWDLAVSTAGRLMRPGPQVSRSEANAVVAALRRLADVADGHVRELTGLEPVGTLPPTRVVDRPDWVKTNAAGLASLLGPLVDRLEERRDSTPGPVAAAVGPRVTGAQAGLVLAFLAGKVLGQYDVFGRDGGELLLVAPNVVEAERSLGVDPSDFRLWVCLHECTHRLQFTAVPWLGDHMRAEVGRLVDALELDPKVLRDRAVAGVKELAQAVRGGEQTGDGLLAIVQGPASQAVLDRITAFMSLVEGHAEYVMDAVGPEVVPSVAAIRARFSQRRKGSGPVDRVVRRLLGLDVKMRQYAEGRVFVRGVVDAIGMDAFNAVWTSPETLPRRAELAAPMDWVQRVHGFRPAATA